One segment of Streptomyces sp. XD-27 DNA contains the following:
- a CDS encoding aldolase/citrate lyase family protein, translated as MGQHETVTTSLGSAVHEDIAASLAAVDAELAARYPGDPGTRQPVHTVYVPADAFTAGTIREWGDQALAALDAHAPDAAALAAVLGLPGELAEPVHARVRAKLEREPVEDLRIDFEDGYGPRPDAEEDAAAARAARLVAEAYAQGTAAPYMGIRMKCMEAAVRDRGIRTLDIFLTGLTEAGGLPAGLVLTLPKVTYAEQVTAMARLCEEFEKAHGLEAGRIGFEIQIETTQAILGPDGRATVARMIDAAEGRATSLHYGTFDYSASCGVSAAYQSMDHPVADHAKAVMQVAAAGTGVRLSDGSTNVLPVGPTERVHDAWRLHHGLVRRSLARAYYQGWDMHPGHLPTRYAAVYAFYREGLEQAAARLAAYVSRAGGDVMDEPATAKALSGYLLRGLDCGAVDADEVESLTGLTRAGLDELAGRAPRP; from the coding sequence ATGGGGCAGCACGAGACGGTGACGACGAGCCTCGGCAGTGCCGTGCACGAGGACATCGCGGCCTCTCTCGCCGCGGTGGACGCCGAACTGGCCGCCCGCTACCCCGGCGACCCCGGCACCCGGCAGCCCGTCCACACCGTCTACGTCCCCGCCGACGCCTTCACCGCCGGCACCATCCGCGAGTGGGGCGACCAGGCGCTGGCCGCCCTGGACGCGCACGCCCCGGACGCCGCCGCCCTCGCCGCCGTCCTCGGCCTCCCCGGCGAACTGGCCGAGCCCGTCCACGCGCGCGTGCGCGCCAAGTTGGAGCGCGAGCCCGTCGAGGACCTGCGGATCGACTTCGAGGACGGCTACGGCCCGCGCCCCGACGCCGAGGAGGACGCCGCCGCCGCCCGCGCCGCCCGGCTGGTGGCGGAGGCGTACGCGCAGGGCACGGCCGCGCCGTACATGGGCATCCGTATGAAGTGTATGGAAGCGGCCGTCCGCGACCGAGGCATCCGCACCCTCGACATCTTCCTCACCGGACTGACGGAGGCGGGCGGTCTCCCCGCGGGCCTCGTCCTCACCCTCCCGAAGGTGACCTACGCCGAGCAGGTCACCGCCATGGCCCGGCTGTGCGAGGAGTTCGAGAAGGCCCACGGACTGGAGGCGGGCCGCATCGGCTTCGAGATCCAGATCGAGACCACCCAGGCGATCCTCGGGCCCGACGGCCGCGCCACCGTCGCCCGCATGATCGACGCCGCCGAGGGGCGCGCCACCTCCCTGCACTACGGCACCTTCGACTACAGCGCCTCCTGCGGCGTCAGCGCCGCGTACCAGTCGATGGACCACCCCGTCGCCGACCACGCCAAGGCCGTGATGCAGGTCGCCGCCGCGGGCACCGGCGTCCGGCTCTCCGACGGCTCCACCAACGTCCTCCCCGTCGGCCCCACCGAGCGCGTGCACGACGCCTGGCGGCTCCACCACGGCCTCGTACGCCGCTCCCTCGCCCGCGCCTACTACCAGGGCTGGGACATGCACCCCGGCCATCTGCCCACCCGCTACGCCGCTGTGTACGCCTTCTACCGCGAGGGGTTGGAGCAGGCCGCGGCGCGGCTGGCGGCCTACGTGAGCCGGGCGGGCGGCGACGTGATGGACGAGCCCGCGACCGCCAAGGCGCTCAGCGGCTATCTGCTGCGCGGCCTGGACTGCGGGGCGGTCGACGCCGACGAGGTCGAGTCGCTGACCGGGCTGACGCGGGCCGGCCTCGACGAACTCGCCGGTCGGGCACCGCGCCCGTAG
- a CDS encoding response regulator transcription factor: protein MIRVTLADDQVLVRAGFRALLDAQPDIEVVGEAADGEQAVAHVAALRPDVVLMDIRMPLLDGLAATRRITSDPDLSEVRVVILTTFELDEYVFEAIRSGASGFLVKDTEPDELLRAVRAVVEGDALLSPGVTRTLIAEFAARSKEPAADARLAELTEREREVMALVGIGLSNEEIARRLVVSPLTAKTHVSRTMVKLGARDRAQLVVLAYESGLVRPGWLG from the coding sequence TTGATCCGCGTCACCCTCGCCGACGACCAGGTCCTGGTCCGCGCCGGATTCCGCGCCCTGCTCGACGCTCAGCCCGACATCGAGGTGGTCGGCGAGGCCGCCGACGGCGAGCAGGCGGTCGCGCACGTCGCCGCGCTCCGGCCCGACGTGGTGCTCATGGACATCCGTATGCCGCTGCTCGACGGGCTCGCCGCGACCCGCCGGATCACCTCGGACCCGGACCTGTCCGAGGTCAGGGTGGTCATCCTCACCACCTTCGAACTCGACGAGTACGTCTTCGAGGCGATCCGCTCCGGCGCTTCCGGCTTCCTTGTCAAGGACACCGAGCCGGACGAACTGCTGCGCGCGGTACGGGCGGTGGTCGAGGGCGACGCGCTCCTCTCGCCGGGCGTCACCCGCACCCTGATCGCCGAGTTCGCCGCCCGCTCCAAGGAGCCCGCGGCGGACGCGCGGCTGGCGGAACTGACCGAGCGGGAACGGGAGGTGATGGCGCTGGTCGGCATCGGGCTGTCCAACGAGGAGATCGCCCGCCGCCTCGTCGTCAGCCCGCTCACGGCCAAGACCCATGTCAGCCGCACCATGGTCAAACTGGGCGCCCGCGACCGCGCCCAGCTGGTCGTCCTCGCCTACGAGTCCGGCCTGGTCCGCCCGGGCTGGCTCGGCTGA
- a CDS encoding electron transfer flavoprotein subunit beta/FixA family protein has translation MSLRIVVCVKYVPDATGDRHFAEDLTVDRDDVDGLLSELDEYAVEQALQIADEADDAEITVLTVGPEDAKDALRKALSMGADKAVHVEDDDLHGTDVIGTSLVLAKAIEKTGYDLVICGMASTDGTMGVLPAILAERLGVPQVTLLSEVSVEDGKVTGRRDGDTASEQLEASLPAVVSVTDQSGEARYPSFKGIMAAKKKPVESWDLEDLEIDADEVGLEGAWTKVEEATERPARTAGTIVKDEGEGGKQLAEFLAGQKFI, from the coding sequence GTGAGCTTGAGGATCGTTGTCTGTGTGAAGTACGTGCCCGACGCCACCGGCGACCGGCACTTCGCCGAGGACCTGACCGTCGACCGCGACGACGTGGACGGCCTGCTCTCGGAGCTCGACGAGTACGCGGTCGAGCAGGCGCTGCAGATCGCCGACGAGGCGGACGACGCCGAGATCACCGTGCTGACCGTGGGTCCGGAGGACGCCAAGGACGCGCTGCGCAAGGCGCTGTCCATGGGTGCCGACAAGGCCGTCCACGTCGAGGACGACGACCTGCACGGCACCGATGTGATCGGCACCTCGCTCGTGCTCGCCAAGGCCATCGAGAAGACCGGCTACGACCTGGTCATCTGCGGTATGGCCTCCACCGACGGCACCATGGGCGTGCTCCCGGCGATCCTCGCCGAGCGCCTGGGCGTGCCGCAGGTGACGCTGCTCTCCGAGGTGTCGGTGGAGGACGGCAAGGTGACCGGCCGCCGCGACGGCGACACCGCCAGCGAGCAGCTGGAGGCCTCGCTGCCGGCCGTCGTGTCGGTGACCGACCAGTCCGGCGAGGCCCGTTACCCGTCCTTCAAGGGCATCATGGCCGCCAAGAAGAAGCCGGTGGAGTCCTGGGACCTGGAGGACCTGGAGATCGACGCTGACGAGGTCGGCCTCGAGGGCGCCTGGACCAAGGTCGAGGAGGCCACGGAGCGCCCGGCGCGCACCGCGGGCACGATCGTCAAGGACGAGGGCGAGGGCGGCAAGCAGCTCGCCGAGTTCCTCGCGGGCCAGAAGTTCATCTAA
- a CDS encoding NUDIX hydrolase, with amino-acid sequence MIVWLNGAFGAGKTTAARALVDLLPGSTLYDPELVGDGLRMMLPRKRLAEVTDYQDLPSWRRLVVETGAALHAETGGPLVAPMTLLRQDYRDEIFGGFASRRIPVRHVLLRPDETILRQRIDQREEVPGDPEANESVRRWCRDHLVPYRTALSWLGADAHVVDTTGLTPAQTAERIVDAVRRGAGACDIVQTPEPRTATVAAGVLLFDDQDRVLLVDPTYKPGWEFPGGVVESGEPPTRAGIREVAEELAVRLDGPLRLLVVDWEPPRPPGHGGLRLLFDGGRLDPEAARRVTLPGEELRGWRFVTEQEAADLLPPERLHRLTWALRARERGRPINLEAGEPVG; translated from the coding sequence GTGATCGTCTGGCTGAACGGCGCGTTCGGTGCGGGCAAGACCACCGCGGCCCGCGCGCTGGTGGATCTGCTCCCCGGCAGCACGCTGTACGACCCGGAGCTGGTCGGCGACGGCCTGCGCATGATGCTGCCGCGGAAACGCCTGGCGGAGGTGACGGACTATCAGGATCTGCCGTCCTGGCGACGGCTGGTGGTGGAGACCGGGGCGGCGCTTCACGCGGAGACGGGCGGCCCGCTCGTGGCACCCATGACCCTGCTGCGGCAGGACTACCGCGACGAGATCTTCGGAGGCTTCGCTTCCCGCCGTATACCGGTCCGCCATGTCCTGCTGCGTCCCGACGAAACGATCCTTCGCCAGCGGATAGACCAACGCGAGGAGGTGCCCGGCGACCCCGAGGCGAACGAGTCGGTGCGCCGCTGGTGCCGGGACCATCTCGTGCCGTACCGGACCGCGCTGAGCTGGCTGGGTGCCGACGCCCACGTCGTCGACACCACAGGGCTGACGCCCGCGCAGACCGCGGAGCGGATCGTCGACGCCGTCCGCCGCGGGGCGGGCGCCTGCGACATCGTGCAGACCCCGGAGCCGAGGACCGCGACCGTGGCGGCCGGGGTCCTGCTCTTCGACGACCAGGACCGGGTACTGCTCGTGGACCCGACGTACAAACCCGGTTGGGAGTTCCCCGGCGGGGTCGTGGAGAGCGGGGAACCGCCGACCCGCGCCGGGATCCGCGAGGTCGCCGAGGAGTTGGCGGTACGGCTCGACGGGCCGCTGCGGCTGCTGGTCGTCGACTGGGAGCCGCCCCGGCCGCCCGGCCACGGGGGCCTGCGGCTGCTGTTCGACGGCGGTCGGCTGGATCCGGAGGCGGCGCGGCGGGTGACCCTGCCCGGTGAGGAGCTGCGCGGCTGGCGCTTCGTCACCGAGCAGGAGGCGGCCGACCTGCTGCCGCCGGAGCGGCTCCACCGCCTGACGTGGGCGCTGCGAGCGCGGGAGCGGGGCCGCCCGATCAACCTGGAAGCGGGCGAGCCGGTGGGCTGA
- a CDS encoding ROK family protein — protein MPRDLIAALDIGGTKIAGALVDGSGKLLVRSRRATPAQEDGATVMGAVSEVLGELTSGPQWSRVAAVGIGSAGPVDASVGTVSPVNIPGWRDFPLVAGVRETTGALPVTLVGDGVAITAAEHWQGAARDRGDALCMVVSTGVGGGLVLGGKLHPGPTGNAGHIGHICVDLDGDPCPCGARGCVERIASGPNIARRALADGWRPGPDGDISAAAVAAAARAGDPVARASYARAARALAAGIAATAALVEIEVAVIGGGVAGAGDVLFTPLRRTLRDFATLSFVRELTVVPAQMGTDAGLVGAAAAAAQETGLAGFATMV, from the coding sequence ATGCCACGTGACCTCATCGCCGCGCTCGACATCGGCGGCACCAAGATCGCGGGCGCCCTGGTGGACGGCAGCGGCAAGCTCCTCGTACGGTCCCGGCGCGCGACGCCCGCGCAGGAGGACGGCGCGACGGTGATGGGCGCCGTCTCGGAGGTCCTCGGCGAGCTGACGTCCGGTCCGCAGTGGTCGCGAGTGGCCGCCGTCGGCATCGGGAGCGCCGGTCCTGTGGACGCCTCGGTCGGCACCGTCAGCCCCGTCAACATCCCCGGCTGGCGGGACTTCCCGCTGGTGGCGGGGGTCCGCGAGACCACCGGCGCGCTGCCGGTCACGCTGGTCGGCGACGGGGTGGCGATCACCGCCGCCGAGCACTGGCAGGGCGCCGCCCGCGACCGCGGCGACGCCTTGTGCATGGTCGTCTCCACCGGAGTCGGCGGCGGCCTCGTCCTGGGCGGCAAGCTGCACCCCGGCCCCACCGGCAACGCCGGGCACATCGGGCACATCTGCGTCGACCTGGACGGCGACCCGTGTCCGTGCGGCGCGCGCGGCTGCGTCGAACGCATCGCCAGCGGCCCCAACATCGCCCGCCGCGCGCTCGCGGACGGCTGGCGACCGGGCCCCGACGGCGACATCAGCGCCGCCGCCGTGGCCGCGGCGGCCCGCGCGGGCGACCCGGTGGCCCGGGCCTCGTACGCGCGCGCCGCGCGGGCGCTGGCCGCCGGCATCGCGGCGACCGCGGCCCTGGTGGAAATCGAGGTCGCGGTGATCGGCGGCGGGGTGGCGGGCGCCGGCGACGTCCTGTTCACCCCGCTGCGCCGGACGCTGCGCGACTTCGCCACGCTGTCCTTCGTACGGGAACTCACGGTCGTGCCCGCCCAGATGGGTACGGACGCGGGCCTGGTCGGGGCCGCGGCGGCGGCCGCGCAGGAGACCGGGCTGGCGGGGTTCGCGACCATGGTGTGA
- a CDS encoding geranylgeranyl reductase family protein: MSSDNAAQGKGSVWDVVVVGGGPAGASAAYAAACAGRRVLLLEKAELPRYKTCGGGIIGPSRDALPPGFELPLRDRVHAVTFSLNGKLTRTRRSKQPLFGLINRPEFDAGLVAAARDAGAEIRTGAAVSRVEQHGPSVPDRRTVAVVLADGETVLARAVVGADGSASRIGAHVGVKLAQVDLGLEAEIPVPPTVAEDWAGRVLLDWGPMPGSYGWVFPKGDTLTVGVISARGEGAGTKRYLEDFIARLGLAGFEPSISSGHLTRCRSDDSPLSRGRVLVCGDAAGLLEPWTREGISFALRSGRLAGEWAVRIAEANDAVDARRQALNYAFAIKAGLGVEMGVGRRLHTAFSRRPGVFHAAVTGFRPAWRAFTKITRGTTSVAEIVRTHPTARRALSAMDRG, encoded by the coding sequence GTGAGCAGCGACAACGCAGCCCAGGGCAAGGGTTCGGTGTGGGACGTCGTCGTGGTCGGGGGAGGGCCCGCGGGCGCCTCCGCGGCCTACGCGGCAGCCTGCGCGGGACGCCGGGTGCTGCTGCTGGAGAAGGCCGAGCTGCCTCGGTACAAGACGTGCGGCGGCGGCATCATCGGCCCGTCCCGCGACGCCCTGCCGCCGGGGTTCGAGCTGCCGCTGCGGGACCGGGTGCACGCGGTGACGTTCTCGCTGAACGGCAAGCTGACCCGCACCCGCCGCTCCAAGCAGCCGCTGTTCGGGCTCATCAACCGCCCGGAGTTCGACGCCGGGCTGGTGGCGGCGGCCAGGGACGCGGGTGCCGAGATCCGTACCGGCGCCGCCGTCTCACGGGTCGAACAGCATGGCCCGTCCGTGCCCGACCGGCGGACGGTCGCCGTGGTGCTGGCGGACGGCGAGACGGTGCTGGCGCGCGCGGTGGTCGGCGCGGACGGCAGCGCGAGCCGCATAGGAGCACATGTCGGGGTCAAGCTCGCCCAGGTGGACCTCGGCCTGGAGGCGGAGATCCCGGTTCCGCCGACGGTCGCGGAGGACTGGGCGGGCCGGGTGCTCCTCGACTGGGGCCCGATGCCCGGCAGTTACGGCTGGGTCTTCCCCAAGGGCGACACGCTGACGGTCGGTGTGATCTCGGCGCGGGGCGAGGGCGCGGGCACCAAGCGCTATCTGGAGGACTTCATCGCCCGGCTCGGCCTCGCCGGGTTCGAGCCGAGCATCTCCTCCGGGCACCTGACCCGGTGCCGTTCCGACGACTCCCCGCTGTCCCGCGGCCGGGTGCTGGTCTGCGGCGACGCCGCGGGCCTGCTGGAGCCGTGGACGCGCGAGGGCATCTCCTTCGCGCTGCGCTCGGGACGGCTCGCGGGGGAGTGGGCGGTACGGATCGCCGAGGCGAACGACGCGGTCGACGCCCGCCGCCAGGCCCTGAACTACGCCTTCGCGATCAAGGCCGGGCTGGGGGTCGAGATGGGCGTCGGCCGGCGGCTGCACACGGCGTTCTCCCGCCGCCCGGGGGTGTTCCACGCGGCGGTCACCGGGTTCCGCCCGGCGTGGCGGGCGTTCACGAAGATCACGCGCGGCACGACGAGCGTGGCGGAGATCGTCCGTACGCATCCGACGGCCCGGCGGGCGCTGTCGGCGATGGACCGCGGCTAG
- a CDS encoding sensor histidine kinase, which yields MSPDGGGSGADGPSRLPWRSTTLLLLFTLVGTGFAARNQPERADVDPFALTLLVLTPALLVLRHRHPAPTVHAVAAATLLYLGAGYPYGPILVSVVVASYAAVVAGRRHAAWAALGMLWAGHLLITHWLYRWLPPAGDHAAGWGQELAVAAYVTAVLAASELAASRREQWARERAERAAAERRRADEERLRIARELHDVLAHSISVINIQAGVGLALLDQDPGQARAALTTIKSASKEALGEVRRVLDALRAPGAAPRAPAPGLDRLPELTAQAAGAGLAVDVTTEGPRAPLPPGADLAAFRIVQEALTNVVRHSGSRTARVLLRYAPRALEVTVDDDGPATGGDPATGDGGLTGGGRGLIGMRERAAALGGTVAAGPRPDGGFRVHARLPVGPGAGEPTPPGPEPGPAPGPEPTPAPGPEPTPAPGPEPTPAPAPGKETS from the coding sequence ATGTCGCCCGACGGCGGCGGGTCCGGCGCGGACGGCCCGTCCCGGCTGCCCTGGCGGTCCACTACCCTGCTGCTGCTCTTCACGCTCGTCGGTACGGGCTTCGCCGCGCGGAACCAGCCCGAGCGCGCGGATGTGGACCCGTTCGCCCTCACGCTGCTCGTCCTCACCCCCGCCCTGCTGGTCCTGCGCCACCGCCATCCGGCGCCGACCGTCCACGCGGTCGCCGCGGCGACCCTGCTCTACCTCGGCGCGGGCTATCCGTACGGGCCGATCCTGGTCAGCGTCGTCGTCGCCTCGTACGCGGCGGTCGTGGCGGGCCGCCGGCACGCGGCCTGGGCCGCGCTCGGCATGCTGTGGGCGGGCCATCTGCTGATCACCCACTGGCTCTACCGGTGGCTGCCACCGGCCGGTGACCACGCGGCCGGATGGGGGCAGGAACTGGCGGTCGCCGCCTACGTCACGGCGGTGCTCGCCGCCTCGGAACTCGCCGCCTCCCGCCGCGAGCAGTGGGCCCGCGAGCGCGCGGAGCGGGCGGCGGCCGAGCGCCGCCGGGCGGACGAGGAGCGGCTGCGGATCGCCCGCGAACTGCATGACGTCCTCGCCCACAGCATCTCCGTGATCAACATCCAGGCGGGGGTCGGGCTCGCCCTGCTCGACCAGGACCCCGGGCAGGCCCGCGCCGCGCTGACCACCATCAAGTCCGCGAGCAAGGAGGCGCTCGGCGAGGTCCGCCGGGTGCTGGACGCGCTGCGCGCGCCGGGCGCCGCGCCGCGCGCGCCCGCGCCGGGCCTGGACCGGCTGCCGGAGCTGACCGCGCAGGCGGCGGGCGCCGGGCTGGCGGTGGACGTCACCACCGAGGGCCCGCGGGCCCCGCTGCCGCCCGGTGCCGACCTGGCCGCCTTCCGGATCGTGCAGGAGGCGCTGACCAACGTCGTGCGGCACTCCGGATCACGCACCGCGCGAGTGCTGCTGCGCTACGCGCCCCGGGCGCTGGAGGTCACCGTCGACGACGACGGGCCCGCCACCGGTGGCGATCCCGCCACCGGCGACGGGGGCCTCACCGGCGGCGGCAGGGGCCTGATCGGCATGCGGGAGCGAGCCGCGGCCCTGGGCGGGACGGTGGCGGCGGGCCCCCGCCCCGACGGCGGCTTCCGCGTCCACGCCCGTCTGCCGGTCGGCCCCGGCGCCGGCGAGCCGACGCCCCCTGGCCCCGAGCCCGGCCCTGCCCCTGGCCCTGAGCCCACCCCCGCCCCTGGCCCTGAGCCCACCCCCGCCCCTGGCCCCGAGCCCACCCCCGCCCCCGCTCCTGGGAAGGAGACGTCTTGA
- a CDS encoding dipeptidase, whose translation MDLATSVAALIPRAKSELTEFVAFRSVADPSRFPVSECEGAARWAADALRAEGFQDVELLDTPDGTQSVYGFLPGPAGAPTVLLYAHYDVQPPLDEEAWLSPPFELTERDGRWYGRGTADCKGGLIMHLTALRALKEHGGVPVAVKVIVEGSEEQGTGGLERYAEAHPELLAADAIVIGDSGNFRVGLPTVTATLRGMTMLRIQVDTLEGNLHSGQFGGAAPDALAALIRMLDSLRAEDGSTTVDGLTVDTSWDGLQYGEDDFRGDAKVLDGVELIGSGTVADRIWARPAVTVIGIDCPTVAAATPSVQASAGALVSLRVPPGTDAAEATKLLTAHLHNAAPWGARVAVEQVGQGQPFRADTDSPAYAAMSEAMREAYDGQEMAIAGQGGSIPLCNTLGALYPEAEILLIGLSEPEAQIHAPNESVSPQELERLSLTEALFLRKYAAAEATRGRA comes from the coding sequence ATGGATCTCGCCACGTCCGTCGCCGCACTCATACCGCGGGCCAAGAGCGAACTGACCGAATTCGTGGCCTTCCGCTCGGTCGCGGACCCGTCGCGGTTCCCCGTGAGCGAGTGCGAGGGCGCCGCGCGCTGGGCCGCGGACGCCCTGCGCGCCGAGGGGTTCCAGGACGTCGAGCTGCTCGACACCCCGGACGGCACCCAGTCCGTCTACGGCTTCCTGCCCGGCCCGGCCGGCGCCCCGACGGTGCTGCTCTACGCCCACTACGACGTGCAGCCGCCGCTGGACGAGGAGGCGTGGCTCTCCCCGCCGTTCGAGCTGACCGAGCGCGACGGCCGCTGGTACGGGCGCGGCACCGCCGACTGCAAGGGCGGCCTGATCATGCACCTGACGGCGCTGCGCGCGCTCAAGGAGCACGGCGGGGTCCCGGTCGCCGTCAAGGTGATCGTGGAGGGCTCGGAGGAGCAGGGCACCGGCGGCCTGGAGCGCTACGCCGAGGCCCACCCGGAGCTGCTGGCCGCGGACGCCATCGTCATCGGCGACTCCGGGAACTTCCGGGTCGGGCTGCCGACCGTGACCGCGACGCTGCGCGGCATGACGATGCTGCGGATCCAGGTCGACACCCTCGAAGGCAACCTGCACTCCGGGCAGTTCGGCGGCGCCGCACCGGACGCACTCGCCGCGCTGATCCGCATGCTGGACTCGCTGCGCGCGGAGGACGGCTCCACCACCGTCGACGGGCTGACGGTGGACACGTCCTGGGACGGACTCCAGTACGGCGAGGACGACTTCCGCGGCGACGCGAAGGTGCTGGACGGCGTCGAGTTGATCGGCTCCGGCACGGTCGCCGACCGCATCTGGGCGCGCCCCGCCGTGACCGTGATCGGCATCGACTGCCCGACGGTGGCCGCCGCCACCCCGTCCGTCCAGGCGAGCGCGGGGGCTCTGGTGAGCCTGCGCGTGCCGCCGGGCACGGACGCGGCCGAGGCGACGAAGCTGCTGACGGCCCACCTGCACAACGCGGCGCCGTGGGGCGCGCGGGTGGCCGTGGAGCAGGTCGGCCAGGGCCAGCCGTTCCGCGCGGACACCGACAGCCCGGCGTACGCCGCGATGAGCGAGGCCATGCGCGAGGCGTACGACGGCCAGGAGATGGCCATCGCCGGACAGGGCGGCTCCATCCCGCTCTGCAACACCCTCGGCGCGCTGTACCCGGAGGCGGAGATCCTGTTGATCGGCCTGAGCGAGCCGGAGGCGCAGATCCACGCGCCCAACGAGAGCGTGTCGCCGCAGGAGCTGGAGCGGCTGTCGCTGACGGAGGCACTGTTCCTGCGCAAGTACGCGGCGGCCGAGGCAACCCGCGGCCGCGCGTAG
- a CDS encoding LacI family DNA-binding transcriptional regulator — protein MKDVAARAGVGLKTVSRVVNGEPGVTPDTERRVQEAITALGFRRNDSARILRKGRTASIGLVLEDLADPFYGPLSRAVEEVARAHGALLINGSSAEDPEREQELVLALCARRVDGLVIVPAGDDHRYLAPEIAAGVATVFVDRPAARIDADAVLADSFGGARTAVAHLIAHGHRRIGFIGDQPHIHTAAERLRGYRAAMADAGLPVDEAWVSLGPTGPERVRAAAEAMLDRPAPVTALFAGNNRVTVTIVRVLAGRLRPVALVGFDDFELADLLSPAVTVVAQDPAQLGRKAADMLFRRLDGGADAPRRVVLPTRLIVRGSGEFPPPPDAA, from the coding sequence ATGAAGGACGTCGCGGCGCGCGCCGGAGTCGGCCTCAAGACGGTGTCCCGGGTCGTCAACGGAGAGCCGGGGGTCACCCCGGACACCGAGCGGCGGGTGCAGGAGGCCATCACCGCCCTCGGCTTCCGGCGCAACGACAGCGCCCGCATCCTGCGCAAGGGCCGCACCGCCAGCATCGGCCTGGTCCTGGAGGACCTCGCGGACCCCTTCTACGGGCCGCTGAGCCGCGCGGTGGAGGAGGTCGCGCGGGCGCACGGCGCCCTGCTGATCAACGGCTCCAGCGCCGAGGACCCCGAGCGCGAGCAGGAGCTGGTCCTGGCGCTGTGCGCCCGCCGGGTGGACGGCCTGGTGATCGTCCCGGCCGGGGACGACCACCGCTATCTGGCGCCGGAGATCGCCGCCGGCGTCGCCACCGTCTTCGTGGACCGCCCGGCCGCGCGGATCGACGCCGACGCGGTGCTCGCCGACAGCTTCGGCGGCGCCCGCACCGCGGTGGCCCACCTCATCGCGCACGGCCACCGCCGGATCGGCTTCATCGGCGACCAGCCGCACATCCACACGGCCGCCGAGCGGCTGCGCGGCTACCGGGCCGCGATGGCCGACGCCGGGCTGCCGGTGGACGAGGCGTGGGTGTCGCTGGGCCCCACCGGTCCCGAGCGGGTACGGGCCGCGGCGGAGGCGATGCTCGACCGGCCCGCCCCGGTCACCGCGCTGTTCGCGGGCAACAACCGGGTCACCGTCACCATCGTGCGGGTCCTGGCCGGCCGGCTCCGGCCCGTCGCCCTCGTCGGGTTCGACGACTTCGAACTGGCCGACCTGCTCTCCCCCGCCGTCACCGTGGTGGCGCAGGACCCCGCCCAACTGGGCCGTAAGGCCGCGGACATGCTCTTCCGCCGCCTCGACGGCGGAGCGGACGCGCCGCGCCGCGTGGTGCTGCCGACCCGTCTCATCGTGCGCGGCTCGGGCGAGTTCCCCCCGCCGCCGGACGCCGCCTGA
- a CDS encoding electron transfer flavoprotein subunit alpha/FixB family protein, whose product MAEVLVYVDHVDGAVRKPTLELLTLARRIGEPVAVHLGAGADTAAPVLAEHGAVKVLTADAPEFAEYLVAPKVDAVQAAYEAVSPAAVLFPSSAEGKEIAARLAVRIGSGIITDAVDLEAGDEGPVATQSVFAAAFTTKSRVGKGTPVITVKPNSAAVEAAPAAGTVEQLAVSFGAQATGTKIVSRTPRESTGRPELTEAAIVVSGGRGVGGGENFPVIEALADSLGAAVGASRAAVDAGWYPHTNQVGQTGKSVSPQLYIAAGISGAIQHRAGMQTSKTIVAINKDEEAPIFELVDYGVVGDLFDVVPQLTEEVKARKG is encoded by the coding sequence ATGGCTGAAGTCCTCGTCTACGTCGACCACGTGGACGGCGCCGTCCGCAAGCCCACCCTCGAACTGCTGACCCTGGCCCGCCGGATCGGCGAGCCGGTCGCGGTCCACCTCGGCGCCGGTGCCGACACCGCCGCCCCGGTCCTGGCCGAGCACGGCGCGGTGAAGGTCCTCACCGCCGACGCGCCGGAGTTCGCCGAGTACCTCGTCGCCCCGAAGGTCGACGCCGTACAGGCCGCCTACGAGGCCGTCTCCCCGGCCGCCGTGCTCTTCCCGTCCTCCGCCGAGGGCAAGGAGATCGCCGCCCGCCTGGCGGTCCGGATCGGCTCCGGCATCATCACCGACGCCGTCGACCTGGAGGCCGGCGACGAGGGTCCGGTGGCGACCCAGTCGGTGTTCGCCGCCGCGTTCACCACCAAGTCCCGGGTCGGCAAGGGCACCCCGGTCATCACGGTCAAGCCGAACTCGGCCGCCGTGGAGGCCGCCCCGGCCGCGGGCACCGTCGAGCAGCTCGCCGTCAGCTTCGGCGCGCAGGCCACCGGCACCAAGATCGTCTCCCGTACGCCGCGTGAGTCCACCGGCCGCCCGGAGCTGACCGAGGCCGCGATCGTGGTCTCCGGCGGCCGCGGCGTGGGCGGTGGCGAGAACTTCCCGGTCATCGAGGCGCTCGCCGACTCGCTCGGCGCGGCCGTCGGCGCTTCCCGCGCCGCCGTCGACGCCGGCTGGTACCCGCACACCAACCAGGTCGGCCAGACCGGCAAGTCCGTCTCGCCGCAGCTGTACATCGCGGCGGGCATCTCCGGCGCGATCCAGCACCGCGCCGGCATGCAGACCTCGAAGACCATCGTGGCCATCAACAAGGACGAGGAGGCCCCGATCTTCGAGCTGGTCGACTACGGCGTCGTCGGCGACCTGTTCGACGTCGTTCCGCAGCTGACCGAGGAGGTCAAGGCCCGCAAGGGCTGA